The following are encoded together in the Gasterosteus aculeatus chromosome 7, fGasAcu3.hap1.1, whole genome shotgun sequence genome:
- the fam89b gene encoding leucine repeat adapter protein 25 → MNGTGRGAADCPLEGLPALPKGLSGILNSSGGSWRDIEKVHSKRARIQADISRGGGEAPRVRGRGGGLDAALALLRKEMVGLRQLDMSLLCQLWSLHEDIQEFKGYSLLSGTSLSADNASEEEEEEEEEEEETGIPSQPASTLSLSLPSPSSNSRDQWIKDSFHIP, encoded by the exons ATGAACGGGACGGGGCGCGGCGCGGCGGACTGTCCGCTGGAGGGTCTCCCCGCGCTGCCCAAAGGCCTGAGCGGGATCCTCAACTCCAGCGGCGGGTCGTGGCGGGACATCGAGAAGGTGCACAGCAAGAGAGCGCGCATCCAGGCCGACATCAGCCGGGGCGGCGGAGAGGCGCCGCGCGTTCGCGGCAGAGGCGGCGGACTGGACGCCGCCCTGGCGCTGCTGCGGAAAGAGATG GTCGGCCTGCGTCAGCTCGACATGTCTCTGTTGTGCCAGCTGTGGTCTCTCCACGAGGACATCCAGGAGTTCAAGGGCTATTCGCTCCTGTCCGGGACCTCGCTCAGTGCTGATAACGcatccgaggaggaggaggaggaggaggaggaggaggaggagacgggaatTCCCTCACAGCCTGCGTCCACTTTGTCCTTGTCTCTGCCTTCGCCCAGCAGCAACTCCAGGGACCAGTGGATCAAAGACTCCTTTCATATTCCCTGA